GCCTGCGGCGCTCGGAAATCGGGGAGCTGAAGCTCTGCCCGCGTGGCCGCTGTCTGCCTGTCAAAAAGGAGTAACGCGCAGGCGCTTGTTGATCGATGTCACTGTGGACGACATAATCGGCGCGGATCAAAGCACGGGGCTCGAGCTCGATGCCTAAGGTCTCGATCGGAATCCCGGTGTTCAATGGGCAGGATTTTCTGCCCGCGCTGCTCGACAGCCTATTGGCGCAGACCTTCAGGGATTTCGAGATCCTGATCTGTGATAACGCTTCGAGTGATCGAACCCCGCAGATTTGCTGCGAATATGAGCGGCGCGATGCCCGCATCCACTGTTTTCGCAATAGCCGGAATCTGGGGGCTGTCGCAAACTTTAATCGGGTGTTCGAGCTCTCGACGGCGCCGTTATTCAAATGGGCTGCTCACGATGATCTCTACCATGAGGCCTACCTGGACGCCTGCGTCAGTTTGCTCGAAGCGAATCCAGACATCGTTCTGGCCCACACCGGTACGGCCTTTATTGACGAAAGAAGCGAAATCCTTCCCTTCGAACAGGAGACAGGAAGCTTCATCGATCCAAAGACCGGAAGGCGGTATTGGGCGGACGTCCCCGGCATAGGCGATACCCCTGTTGCCATCAACCGATTTTGGCAAGTGCTCGCGCGGGCCCGGTGGGGGACTCACATGTTTGGCGTTGTCCGTCGTGAAATGCTGCAGCAAACGTCGCTCCTGCCAAATTTCGCCGGCAGCGATCGTGCAATGCTGGCTGAACTGGCTCTGCTTGGCCGCTTTCGGTGCGCAAGCGAGCCACTGTTCTTAAAGCGTTTCCACTCCACCGTTTCCTGGGCTCTTGACCACAAGGAGCTGAAGAATTTTCTCAGTACAGATGGCAAGCGCTATTCACGACGACTGCGTCAGATCAGGGCTTTCTTCGGTGCGCCAGGAGGCAAGCCGATTGGCGTCGTCAGCAAGTTGGTGTGCTTCGTGCTGGTGGCTGCACATAGCGCCAAGGTCGTCGTCCAGCTCGTGGGCCAAGGTGATCCGCGCAGGGCGGCTCGTGGTTATGGGTGGCCGGGGGCGCGCGACCCGGCATCGCGCCAGAGGACACCCGGTTAGATGGCCACAGGACGGCCGCTCGGTGCTCAATTCCAGGCTCGTTTTCTTGCTCGACATGGGTGGCGTGCGTTTGGGGATTTTCACGTGCTGAGTGTTTCAACGTGCGGCCGCGAAACTCGAGGTCTTCGAGAAGCTTGGCCACGACCCCCATGGAAGAAGACCCGAAGGCCACCGCGGCCGCCGTTGCCGCCTTCCTGAAGCCGATCCCCATCCGGCCTGCGCCATTCCCTCCACTGCCGATCCACCGGAGAGCGATCGGCTCGCGGGTAGGCACTAGCTGGTGACGAGCCGGGGGGTGGCCGCCAACCACATGCGCTGATTGCGGAGTACGCTGATTTCTCGAGAATCCGCCCTGAGCTTAAATTGTCGGACGGACCTTTTTCCAAGCCCGCCCGCGCAGGATGTCCCATAGCCAATAAGACACGAATATAGAATGATATCGCAGGTAACGCGGGCCCAGTCGGAGCGGCTCCTTGCTTAACCGGTAAACCCAGGTCAACCCCATCCGTTGCATCCAGAACGGAGCGAACGACCGGCGGCCGCTGAGTAGTGTGAACGCATCGCCCACCGCGAGGAACACGCCCCTCTGATACCGCGCCTGATTGCCGATGATCCACTGCTCCATCCGCACGCCGGGTAACGCCACCCATACGAAATCCGGATCGGCGCGATTGATGGTATCGGCGAACAACGCCTCGTCAGCCTCAGTGAAGGACCGAAACGGCGGGCTCAGCATGCCGACAATTTCGATATCTGGTTGCAGTTGGACGAGGACGCGTCGCAGCTCGACGAGGCATTCCTCGGAATCGCCGAAAAAGAAATGGCGCCAGGGCCGCGGCGTGTTCCGCAATGCGTGTCGCATAAAGTAAGGACCATATACCCGGTCCTTGAGGCCGGCGCCGCGAAAATTGAGCGCCCAAACCACCGGCATCCCATCCGGCAACACGAGGTCGAACCGGGCCAGGACCCGGGCAAATTCAGGGTTGTGCCGGGCCTCGCCAAGGATGTGTGTGTTGGAGGGGCAGACCGCTGTGGCCCGCGGTTCACAAGCAAGCGCCTTGATTCGCTCCAGCGCGGAATCATAAGTGACACAAGCGACCGACGTTCCCAAGACCCCGATGGATTCGAATGATCCGTCGGTTGGATACGCGGTATCAGGTTGCGAGGAGCAGGAGGGACCAGCATCCATCGGATTTCCACTCACAAATGCCATGGCGTGAATACCCTGGTTCCCGCGGTAGAAGCCAAGTCCCGGTACTGGAGCCAGGGACAACAAATGACAGCGAGGCTCACACCGGGATTGTTCTTGAATTCCTCCCAGGAGGAAATCAGCTCGAACTCGTGGAGGCTCGGAGAATTGGCGGGGGTTGCCGCGAAATCATGGATGAGAACGCGGTAGCCGCGCCGCTTGAGCTGCTGCGCCAGAAAAAGTCCAGCCGCTTCCTCGGTAATGTAGGTGTTCGGCTTGTATGTAACGCCCAGGACCGCAACCAAGTCGCCGGGCTTGACCATTTGCTGTACTTTCTCGACCAGCTCTTGCTTGGTTCGCTCATTCACCCGGTCCGAAGCCTCGGCCAGCGGCGCTTCCAGGCCGACCTGCCGAGCCGTATACGCCAGGAGACGGTTGTCGCGCGGGAAACAGGGGCCTCCATAACTTAAGCCGGCGCGCAGGTATTTTTTTCCAATCCGGCTGTCGTTGCCGAGAGCGTCGAGTATGACATGGATATCGGCCTTTGGATGGCGCGCCGCAATCAGCCGTAACTGATTGGTAAAACTGATCTTCATGGTGATGTAACTGTTCAGCGAAATCTTCGTCAGTTCCGCGCTGATGATGGACATGCGGGCGATTCGCGGTGAATTGTGGTTGTATTTCTTGTAGAGTTGTTCGAGGGCCGCGCCGCTTCTTGGATCCGATTCGCCAATCAGCACCAGGTCCGGTTCCAGCAAGCCATTGACCACGTCGCCCAGCGCAATGAACTCGGGATTGTAACAGACGCTGAAATCACGACCGCAAACGCCACCGAGTTCGCGTTCCAACATGGGAATCAAGACCGTATCGATGGCGCCGGGCGTGGTAGTTGAACTGCAGACAAACAGATGATTCTTCTTGCCGGCGTCCTTCATGGCCCTGGCCACCGGCTGCATGGCCCTCAGCAAGAACTCGTTGGAAAAACTTCCGTCCGGTAGACTCGGGGAGGGGGGAATGAAGAAAGTGGCATCAGTCGCGACGGTTTCTCGGGGATCGAGGGTGGCACGAAGCCGTGAATGTCCAGCCCGGATAGTTTCGGCGAGCAGTGGTTCATCCAGCGGTGCCAAACCTTCGTTGATCTTGTCGACTTTCTCCCGATCAATGTCCACTCCCACGACTTCGAAGCCGCGGGCTGCCAGCGTCGCAGCTATGCACGAGCCC
The genomic region above belongs to Bradyrhizobium sediminis and contains:
- a CDS encoding WecB/TagA/CpsF family glycosyltransferase, which codes for MAFVSGNPMDAGPSCSSQPDTAYPTDGSFESIGVLGTSVACVTYDSALERIKALACEPRATAVCPSNTHILGEARHNPEFARVLARFDLVLPDGMPVVWALNFRGAGLKDRVYGPYFMRHALRNTPRPWRHFFFGDSEECLVELRRVLVQLQPDIEIVGMLSPPFRSFTEADEALFADTINRADPDFVWVALPGVRMEQWIIGNQARYQRGVFLAVGDAFTLLSGRRSFAPFWMQRMGLTWVYRLSKEPLRLGPRYLRYHSIFVSYWLWDILRGRAWKKVRPTI
- a CDS encoding glycosyltransferase family 2 protein, which produces MPKVSIGIPVFNGQDFLPALLDSLLAQTFRDFEILICDNASSDRTPQICCEYERRDARIHCFRNSRNLGAVANFNRVFELSTAPLFKWAAHDDLYHEAYLDACVSLLEANPDIVLAHTGTAFIDERSEILPFEQETGSFIDPKTGRRYWADVPGIGDTPVAINRFWQVLARARWGTHMFGVVRREMLQQTSLLPNFAGSDRAMLAELALLGRFRCASEPLFLKRFHSTVSWALDHKELKNFLSTDGKRYSRRLRQIRAFFGAPGGKPIGVVSKLVCFVLVAAHSAKVVVQLVGQGDPRRAARGYGWPGARDPASRQRTPG
- a CDS encoding nucleotide sugar dehydrogenase; amino-acid sequence: MNSIETVSVCGLGKLGSCIAATLAARGFEVVGVDIDREKVDKINEGLAPLDEPLLAETIRAGHSRLRATLDPRETVATDATFFIPPSPSLPDGSFSNEFLLRAMQPVARAMKDAGKKNHLFVCSSTTTPGAIDTVLIPMLERELGGVCGRDFSVCYNPEFIALGDVVNGLLEPDLVLIGESDPRSGAALEQLYKKYNHNSPRIARMSIISAELTKISLNSYITMKISFTNQLRLIAARHPKADIHVILDALGNDSRIGKKYLRAGLSYGGPCFPRDNRLLAYTARQVGLEAPLAEASDRVNERTKQELVEKVQQMVKPGDLVAVLGVTYKPNTYITEEAAGLFLAQQLKRRGYRVLIHDFAATPANSPSLHEFELISSWEEFKNNPGVSLAVICCPWLQYRDLASTAGTRVFTPWHL